A single genomic interval of Aedes aegypti strain LVP_AGWG chromosome 1, AaegL5.0 Primary Assembly, whole genome shotgun sequence harbors:
- the LOC5576555 gene encoding NAD(P) transhydrogenase, mitochondrial, with protein sequence MTRGMLRLCTYGGDAILHISKPTHPLRLFSGSVKLLQKDGKPATAVTGIPYKNIVIGVPKERWANERRVAVTPAVTATLVKKGFKVNVESGAGFDAKFRDADYASAGANIVDKSQAFQSDIVLKVRQPMDNEIPTLKENSTLISFLYPTQNKDLIDKLSQKKLNAFAMDAIPRISRAQVFDALSSMANISGYRAVIEAANHFPRFFTGQITAAGKVPPAKILVIGGGVAGLAAIGQARGMGAIVRAFDTRPVVKEQVESMGAEFLTINIEEDGSTAGGYSKEMSKEFIEAEMSLFAKQCKEVDVIITTALIPGRKAPILITEEMVKSMKPGSVIVDLAAEAGGNVATTVPGKVEVVHDVVHVGLTDFPSRLPTQSSTLYANNISKFLLSMGEKDHFNINLEDEVVRGSIVLQNGNLMWPPPVISVSAKPPPAVAAAATPATKVEVQPPNPFNDTLKNSMLYTTGLGSLLGLGAISPNPAFTTMMTTFAMSGIVGYHTVWGVTPALHSPLMSVTNAISGITAVGGLLMMGGGVTPTNTIETLAASAALISFINIFGGFLVTQRMLDMFKRPTDPPEHNYLYGIPGALFLGGYGLAALQGMPEIHQMAYLASSLCCIGALVGLSSQKTSRLGNALGMIGVTGGIAATLGHMAPSTEVLMQMGGVAGIGGLLGTIIAKRIQITDLPQLVAAFHSLVGAAAVLTCVATYMHDFPTLATDPAANVLKTALFLGTYIGGVTFSGSLVAYGKLQGILNSSPLLLPGRHMINAGLLAGNLGAMAMFYMEPTMAGGLGLLGTTAALSTAMGVTLTAAIGGADMPVVITVLNSYSGWALCAEGFMLNNNLMTIVGALIGSSGAILSYIMCKAMNRSLANVILGGYGTSSTGGGKPAEIVGTHTEVNVDGVVDMIKNSKNIIITPGYGLCVAKAQYPIAEMVNILKSHGKKVRFGIHPVAGRMPGQLNVLLAEAGVPYDDVLEMEEINEDFTDTDLVLVIGANDTVNSAAEDDPNSIIAGMPVLRVWKADQVVVMKRSLGVGYAAVDNPIFYKPNTSMLLGDAKKTCDALLAKIKEA encoded by the exons TGTCGCCGTAACACCGGCTGTAACGGCCACCCTGGTGAAGAAGGGCTTCAAAGTGAACGTGGAATCTGGCGCTGGATTTGACGCTAAATTCCGGGATGCGGACTACGCATCTGCTGGAGCCAATATCGTCGACAAGTCGCAAGCATTCCAATCCG ATATTGTACTTAAGGTCAGACAGCCAATGGACAACGAAATTCCCACCCTGAAGGAAAACTCAACGCTAATTTCATTCCTCTATCCTACGCAAAACAAGGATCTGATAGATAAGTTATCCCAGAAGAAACTTAATGCATTTG CAATGGACGccattccaagaatttctcgtGCACAAGTCTTCGATGCTCTGTCATCGATGGCCAATATTTCCGGTTACCGAGCGGTTATTGAAGcagccaatcacttcccgcgatTCTTCACGGGACAGATCACTGCCGCTGGTAAAGTACCTCCAGCGAAGATTCTAGTCATTGGAGGAGGTGTTGCTGGGTTGGCCGCTATTGGTCAGGCACGTGGTATGGGAGCCATCGTGAGAGCCTTCGATACGCGTCCAGTTGTCAAGGAACAGGTCGAGAGTATGGGTGCCGAATTTCTGACGATTAATATTGAAGAGGATGGTTCTACTGCCGGTGGTTACAGCAAGGAAATGAGTAAGGAATTCATTGAGGCTGAAATGTCACTGTTCGCCAAGCAATGTAAGGAAGTTGACGTGATCATCACTACCGCCTTGATTCCTGGAAGGAAGGCTCCTAT TCTCATCACCGAAGAGATGGTCAAGTCAATGAAGCCTGGTAGCGTCATTGTTGATCTGGCAGCTGAAGCAGGAGGTAATGTTGCTACAACCGTTCCCGGAAAAGTTGAAGTCGTACACGACGTAGTTCACGTTGGATTGACCGATTTCCCCAGTCGCTTACCGACACAAAGCTCAACTCTGTACGCGAATaatatttcaaagtttttgcTTTCGATGGGAGAGAAGGACCACTTCAACATTAATCTCGAGGATGAGGTTGTTCGAGGAAGTATTGTGCTACAGAATGGAAACTTGATGTGGCCTCCACCAGTTATCTCCGTGTCTGCAAAACCACCACCAGCTGTAGCTGCTGCAGCAACGCCAGCAACCAAAGTTGAAGTTCAGCCACCGAATCCATTCAATGATACACTGAAGAACAGCATGCTATACACCACTGGATTGGGAAGCTTACTTGGGTTGGGCGCCATCTCTCCTAATCCAGCGTTCACTACCATGATGACAACTTTTGCAATGTCTGGAATTGTGGGTTATCACACGGTTTGGGGAGTTACTCCAGCCTTGCATTCACCTCTCATGTCGGTTACAAACGCAATTTCTGGTATCACGGCTGTTGGCGGATTGCTGATGATGGGTGGTGGCGTGACACCAACGAACACGATTGAAACTCTAGCTGCTAGCGCTGCGTTGATTTCATTCATTAACATCTTCGGTGGATTCCTGGTCACTCAACGTATGTTGGACATGTTCAAGAGGCCCACCGATCCACCAGAGCACAACTACTTGTACGGAATTCCCGGTGCATTGTTCTTGGGAGGATATGGCTTAGCTGCTCTACAAGGTATGCCCGAAATTCATCAAATGGCTTACCTCGCTTCTAGCTTGTGCTGTATCGGAGCTTTGGTTGGTTTATCCTCGCAGAAGACCTCTCGTCTCGGAAATGCTCTTGGAATG ATCGGTGTCACTGGAGGTATTGCGGCAACCCTGGGTCATATGGCCCCCAGCACCGAAGTGCTAATGCAAATGGGTGGCGTGGCTGGTATTGGTGGATTGTTGGGAACGATAATTGCGAAGAGAATCCAAATTACCGATCTACCTCAACTAGTGGCTGCCTTCCACAGCTTGGTAGGCGCTGCAGCTGTATTAACCTGTGTGGCGACTTACATGCACGATTTCCCCACTTTGGCAACTGACCCGGCTGCCAATGTTCTGAAGACTGCTCTGTTCCTGGGTACGTACATCGGAGGCGTTACTTTCAGTGGTTCTCTCGTAGCTTATGGTAAACTGCAAGGTATCTTGAACTCTTCTCCACTGTTGCTTCCTGGTCGCCACATGATCAATGCCGGTCTGTTGGCCGGTAATCTGGGTGCTATGGCGATGTTCTACATGGAACCAACAATGGCTGGTGGATTGGGACTTTTGGGTACCACCGCTGCATTGTCTACGGCAATGGGAGTCACGCTAACAGCTGCCATTGGTGGTGCTGACATGCCTGTCGTTATCACCGTGTTGAACTCTTATTCTGGCTGGGCGCTCTGTGCTGAAGGCTTCATGTTGAACAACAATCTCATGACCATTGTTGGTGCACTGATTGGATCATCAGGTGCCATCTTGTCATACATCATGTGTAAGGCAATGAACCGATCGCTGGCCAACGTTATCTTGGGAGGTTACGGTACATCTTCAACTGGAGGAGGCAAACCTGCTGAAATCGTTGGAACTCACACCGAGGTTAATGTGGACGGCGTTGTTGACATGATCAAAAACTCTAAGAATATCATCATTACGCCCGGGTATGGTTTGTGCGTTGCTAAGGCTCAATACCCCATTGCCGAAATGGTCAACATCTTGAAGTCGCATGGCAAGAAGGTTCGTTTCGGTATCCATCCAGTCGCTGGAAGAATGCCTGGACAGTTGAACGTGCTGTTGGCTGAAGCCGGAGTTCCATATGACGATGTTCTCGAAATGGAGGAAATTAATGAAGACTTCACGGATACTGACTTGGTTTTGGTTATTGGTGCAAACGATACTGTCAACAGCGCTGCAGAAGACGATCCCAACTCGATCATTGCCGGTATGCCAGTTCTGCGTGTATGGAAGGCTGATCAG GTCGTGGTGATGAAACGCTCGCTTGGCGTTGGATATGCTGCCGTTGACAATCCAATCTTCTACAAACCGAACACGTCCATGTTGCTGGGAGATGCCAAGAAGACTTGCGATGCTCTGTTGGCCAAGATTAAGGAAGCATGA